One Dysosmobacter welbionis DNA segment encodes these proteins:
- a CDS encoding helix-turn-helix domain-containing protein — MKERLRELRKEKKETQVQVAEAIGIVEQHYQKFEGGVNLPNLENAWKLADHFGVTIDYLVGRSDKRG, encoded by the coding sequence TTGAAAGAAAGACTGCGAGAATTGCGCAAGGAGAAAAAAGAGACACAGGTTCAGGTAGCTGAGGCGATTGGGATTGTTGAGCAGCACTACCAGAAATTTGAGGGTGGTGTTAACCTCCCCAACCTGGAAAACGCCTGGAAGCTGGCGGACCACTTCGGCGTCACCATCGACTATCTGGTGGGGCGAAGCGACAAGCGGGGGTAA
- the recD2 gene encoding SF1B family DNA helicase RecD2, whose protein sequence is MEELVTCEGTVHSIIFQNAENGYTVLRLLTEEGEVITVVGCIPCVAPGEHLAVSGVPETHPQHGEQLRAVELERSLPEDEEEIFSYLSSGICKGVGPATARRIVERFGAETLDVLEREPERLTTLKGVTARKAQEIAESFRQHMGLRRLMAFLAQYQLPPVLAMELRRQYGDAALEKVRENPYLLSGEACGVEFSVTDGIAMGMGLAADSDQRLQAAVTFELSHNENNGHVFLPRNKLISATTQLLDSGAELVEQALDSLIERGAVVQEQVAHVEACYLRRLWEAECSACIRLAGLLAADTDRSAQAGRAVDELEAQQGITYAPLQRQAVELAARTGVLVLTGGPGTGKTTTVRGIVALFRRMGLEIVLAAPTGRAAKRMSELTGMEAQTVHRMLGMSWNDVTHQVTFQKTEKEPLEADAVIVDEMSMVDLALFSALLRALRPGTRLVLVGDADQLPSVGAGNVFSDLIRSGRVETVFLREVFRQAEQSAIIRNAHAVNLGQPPQLANNQGDFFFLCRRDGERTLSTVVELCKTRLPDHMGIPADQIQVLTPTRKGPSGTENLNRCLQAALNPPAADKREIQWGERLFRTGDRIMQTKNNYNVVWEKADGTVGTGMFNGDVGRIVEIDPSGELLVVNFDDRIATYTLDMLNEIDLAYAMTVHKAQGSEYQCVVLAAMPAAPSLMVRGVLYTALTRARELLIVVGDDAAIRAMAANDRQQRRYSGLRWRLAHFADPAER, encoded by the coding sequence ATGGAAGAGCTGGTCACCTGTGAGGGAACGGTACATAGCATCATTTTTCAAAATGCCGAGAACGGCTATACGGTCCTGCGCCTCCTGACGGAGGAGGGTGAGGTGATTACGGTGGTGGGCTGTATCCCCTGCGTGGCGCCGGGAGAGCACCTGGCGGTCTCCGGCGTGCCGGAGACCCACCCCCAGCACGGGGAACAGCTCCGGGCGGTGGAGCTGGAGCGGAGCCTGCCGGAGGACGAGGAGGAGATCTTCAGCTATCTCTCCTCAGGCATCTGCAAGGGGGTGGGCCCCGCCACCGCGCGGCGGATTGTGGAGCGGTTCGGGGCGGAGACCCTGGACGTTCTGGAGCGGGAGCCGGAGCGCCTGACCACGCTCAAAGGCGTCACCGCCCGCAAGGCCCAGGAGATCGCGGAGAGCTTCCGCCAGCACATGGGCCTGCGGCGGCTGATGGCCTTTCTGGCCCAGTACCAGCTGCCTCCTGTCCTGGCTATGGAGCTGCGGCGGCAGTACGGCGACGCGGCGCTGGAGAAGGTGCGGGAGAATCCCTACCTCCTCTCCGGCGAGGCGTGCGGGGTGGAGTTCTCCGTCACCGACGGGATCGCCATGGGCATGGGGCTGGCTGCGGACAGCGACCAGCGGCTCCAGGCGGCGGTGACCTTTGAGCTGAGCCACAATGAAAACAACGGCCACGTGTTCCTGCCCCGGAACAAGCTGATCTCCGCCACGACCCAGCTGCTGGACAGCGGGGCGGAGCTGGTGGAGCAGGCTCTGGACAGCCTCATTGAACGGGGCGCGGTGGTCCAGGAACAGGTGGCCCATGTGGAGGCCTGCTACCTCCGGCGGCTGTGGGAGGCGGAGTGTTCCGCCTGCATCCGCCTGGCGGGGCTGCTGGCTGCGGATACAGACCGCAGTGCCCAGGCGGGCCGGGCGGTGGACGAGCTGGAGGCCCAGCAGGGCATCACCTATGCGCCCCTGCAGCGGCAGGCGGTGGAGCTGGCCGCCCGGACGGGGGTGCTGGTCCTCACGGGAGGCCCCGGCACCGGCAAGACCACCACAGTCCGGGGCATCGTGGCCCTGTTCCGGCGGATGGGCCTGGAGATCGTCCTGGCGGCCCCCACCGGGCGGGCGGCCAAGCGCATGAGCGAGCTGACCGGCATGGAGGCCCAGACGGTCCACCGGATGCTGGGGATGAGCTGGAACGACGTCACCCATCAGGTGACGTTCCAAAAGACGGAAAAGGAGCCGCTGGAGGCGGACGCGGTGATCGTGGATGAGATGTCCATGGTGGACCTGGCGCTGTTTTCCGCTCTGCTGCGGGCCCTGCGGCCCGGCACCCGGCTGGTGCTGGTGGGGGATGCGGACCAGCTGCCCTCCGTGGGGGCGGGAAACGTGTTCTCCGACCTGATCCGCAGCGGCAGGGTGGAGACGGTGTTCCTCCGGGAGGTGTTCCGCCAGGCGGAGCAGTCGGCCATCATCCGCAACGCCCACGCGGTGAACCTGGGCCAGCCGCCCCAGCTGGCCAACAACCAGGGAGACTTCTTCTTCCTCTGCCGCCGGGATGGGGAGCGGACCCTCTCCACGGTGGTGGAGCTGTGCAAAACCCGGCTGCCGGACCACATGGGCATCCCGGCGGACCAGATCCAGGTGCTGACGCCCACCCGGAAGGGGCCCAGCGGCACGGAGAATCTGAACCGCTGTCTTCAGGCGGCGCTGAACCCGCCGGCGGCGGACAAACGGGAGATCCAGTGGGGAGAGCGGCTGTTCCGCACCGGAGACCGGATCATGCAGACGAAAAACAACTACAACGTGGTATGGGAAAAGGCGGACGGCACCGTGGGCACCGGCATGTTCAACGGAGACGTGGGAAGGATCGTGGAGATCGACCCGTCCGGAGAGCTGCTGGTGGTGAACTTTGATGACCGGATCGCCACGTACACGCTGGATATGCTCAATGAGATCGATCTGGCCTATGCCATGACGGTCCACAAGGCCCAGGGCAGCGAGTACCAGTGCGTGGTGCTGGCGGCCATGCCGGCAGCGCCGTCCCTGATGGTGCGGGGAGTGCTGTACACGGCCCTGACCCGTGCAAGAGAGCTTCTGATCGTGGTGGGGGACGACGCGGCCATCCGGGCCATGGCGGCCAACGACCGTCAGCAGCGGCGGTATTCCGGCCTCCGGTGGAGGCTGGCACATTTTGCGGATCCGGCGGAGAGATAA
- a CDS encoding helix-turn-helix domain-containing protein, whose amino-acid sequence MEEQKIKQDIRIGANIRRIRKNRGIKPMALVRLLQLEGVEITRESLVKIERGAQHIKASQLRGIRDALHTTYDELLAEAEKR is encoded by the coding sequence ATGGAGGAGCAGAAGATCAAGCAGGACATCCGGATTGGAGCCAATATTCGGCGGATCCGAAAAAATCGAGGCATCAAGCCCATGGCACTGGTCCGCCTGCTCCAGCTGGAGGGCGTGGAAATCACCCGGGAATCGCTGGTGAAGATTGAACGAGGGGCTCAGCATATCAAGGCTTCCCAGCTCCGGGGTATCCGTGACGCTTTGCATACCACGTATGACGAACTGCTGGCGGAGGCAGAGAAACGATGA
- a CDS encoding ComF family protein, which translates to MSLLSALLDLIFPAKCPFCGRVLDRPGICDTCRGELPWTEGADALRRGPGGFLCAAPLWYQGLAREGLHRFKFRGMSSAAAPLGELIAGCAAEHFSGAFDTVTWVPVSPRRLRQRGYDQARLLAESACRLWETKPLPLLRKTVHNPAQSGLKEAAARRANVLGVYEAVDPERISGHRILLVDDICTTGATLAECARVLREAGAADVVCAAAALTPLERDSGKKA; encoded by the coding sequence ATGAGCCTGCTGTCCGCCCTCCTGGACCTCATCTTCCCAGCCAAGTGCCCCTTCTGCGGCCGTGTTTTGGACAGACCGGGCATCTGTGACACCTGTCGCGGGGAGCTTCCCTGGACGGAGGGAGCCGACGCCCTGCGCCGGGGGCCCGGCGGCTTTCTCTGCGCGGCGCCTCTGTGGTACCAGGGCCTGGCCCGAGAGGGGCTCCACCGCTTCAAGTTCCGGGGGATGTCCTCTGCTGCGGCGCCCCTGGGAGAGCTGATCGCCGGGTGCGCGGCGGAGCACTTCTCCGGAGCGTTCGACACGGTGACCTGGGTACCTGTCAGCCCCAGGCGCCTGCGTCAGCGGGGGTATGACCAGGCCCGCCTGCTGGCGGAGAGCGCCTGCCGCCTGTGGGAGACGAAGCCGCTGCCGCTGCTGCGCAAGACCGTCCACAACCCCGCCCAGTCGGGACTGAAGGAAGCTGCCGCCCGCCGGGCCAATGTGCTGGGGGTCTATGAGGCGGTGGACCCGGAGCGGATCTCGGGGCATCGTATCCTGCTGGTGGACGACATCTGCACCACCGGCGCCACCTTGGCAGAGTGCGCCCGGGTGCTGCGGGAGGCCGGAGCGGCAGACGTGGTCTGCGCCGCAGCGGCCTTGACGCCGCTGGAGAGGGACAGCGGGAAAAAGGCCTGA
- a CDS encoding rod shape-determining protein, protein MSMTKDIGIDLGTASVLVYVKGKGIVLNEPSVVAMDKTTGKLLKVGAEAQAMLGRTPGNIIAIRPLREGVISDYDMTERMLREFIHKVAGVSFFKPRVIICVPSGITEVEERAVIDAGIQAGARKVYLIEEPVAAAIGAGIDITQPDGHMVVDIGGGTADIAVISLSGVVESASIKIAGDQLNEAVVKYMRRKHNLLVGERTAEEMKKQIGCVFPKDEEETMDVKGRCLLTGLPKVVTVSSTEMMDAFEEPVERIMEAIHSVLERTPPELVADISTNGIVMTGGGSLVSGFDKLVTARTGIHTVIADDAISCVALGTGKSLDSLNAMQDGTMNLSRRKQMN, encoded by the coding sequence ATGTCCATGACGAAGGATATCGGTATCGATCTGGGTACCGCGTCGGTTTTGGTATATGTAAAGGGGAAGGGAATCGTCCTGAACGAGCCGTCCGTGGTGGCCATGGACAAGACAACCGGCAAGCTGCTGAAGGTGGGCGCAGAGGCTCAGGCCATGCTGGGCCGGACCCCCGGCAACATCATCGCCATCCGCCCCCTGCGGGAGGGCGTCATCTCCGACTACGACATGACGGAGCGGATGCTGCGGGAGTTTATCCACAAGGTGGCGGGCGTGTCCTTCTTCAAGCCCCGGGTCATCATCTGCGTGCCCTCCGGCATTACGGAGGTCGAGGAGCGCGCCGTCATCGACGCGGGCATCCAAGCTGGCGCCCGGAAGGTCTACCTCATTGAAGAACCGGTGGCCGCAGCCATCGGCGCTGGCATCGACATCACCCAGCCCGACGGTCACATGGTGGTGGACATCGGCGGCGGCACCGCGGACATCGCTGTCATCTCCCTGTCCGGCGTGGTGGAGAGCGCCTCCATCAAGATCGCCGGCGACCAGCTGAACGAGGCCGTGGTCAAGTACATGCGCCGCAAGCACAACCTGCTGGTGGGCGAGCGCACCGCTGAGGAGATGAAGAAGCAGATCGGCTGTGTCTTCCCCAAGGACGAGGAGGAGACCATGGACGTGAAGGGCCGCTGCCTGCTGACCGGCCTGCCCAAGGTGGTCACCGTCAGCTCCACGGAGATGATGGATGCCTTTGAGGAGCCGGTGGAGCGGATCATGGAGGCCATCCACTCCGTACTGGAGCGGACGCCGCCGGAGCTGGTGGCGGACATCTCCACCAACGGCATCGTCATGACGGGCGGCGGCAGCCTGGTCTCCGGCTTTGATAAGCTGGTGACGGCCCGGACCGGCATTCACACAGTGATTGCCGACGACGCTATCAGCTGTGTGGCGCTGGGCACCGGCAAGAGTCTGGACTCCCTGAACGCCATGCAGGACGGCACGATGAATCTCAGCCGCCGCAAGCAGATGAACTGA
- a CDS encoding GNAT family N-acetyltransferase — protein sequence MLEFKPVTKQEAPRLRRYYQTCEFGLCEYSVGTKLMWKAALHPAWAEIAGCLVVRNEIDGQVVFDYPVPGPEGDEDAALEAIENDCLERGIPPVISVVPECRAAKLLGRYPYVRVSDVRTWRDYVYYREDLQFFAGRRYSGQRNHINKFRSKWPDAQFRPLTAADAPVIEQFWQDYEAEFPKDSNAKAKNELELAKKMLKMTGKPYFFTGGMFDGEKLIALSLAEKCGDTLIIHIEKALYSYTGVYPALVQAFADAFGDGCQWINREDDAADKGLRTSKLQYGPARLAPKYRFDPQNELLNHVQAIPELKTERLTLSALTEADIPAYNALVLDADRNRWWGYDDVGGLGGRVEERSFFDVAKRDFENRQAVNFAVRLDGKLIGEAVLYRFDCRGGAELGCRIDKAYAGNGYGTEAFAAVAEWGLYKIHLSRVVAKCYKENQASYKMLSACMRKKGEDDTFFYFEKLV from the coding sequence ATGCTAGAGTTCAAACCAGTGACAAAGCAGGAGGCCCCCCGCCTCCGGCGGTATTACCAGACCTGTGAGTTCGGCCTGTGTGAGTATTCCGTGGGCACCAAGCTCATGTGGAAGGCCGCGCTCCACCCGGCCTGGGCGGAGATTGCCGGATGCCTGGTGGTCCGCAATGAGATCGACGGCCAGGTAGTCTTCGACTACCCGGTTCCCGGCCCGGAGGGGGACGAGGATGCGGCCCTGGAGGCCATTGAGAACGACTGTCTGGAGCGGGGTATCCCCCCGGTGATCTCTGTGGTGCCGGAGTGCAGGGCCGCCAAGCTGCTGGGCCGGTATCCCTATGTGCGGGTCAGCGATGTGCGGACCTGGCGGGACTACGTCTATTACCGGGAGGATTTGCAGTTCTTCGCCGGGCGGCGGTACTCCGGCCAGCGGAACCACATCAACAAGTTCCGGTCCAAGTGGCCGGATGCGCAGTTCCGCCCCCTGACGGCGGCGGACGCACCGGTGATCGAGCAGTTCTGGCAGGACTATGAGGCGGAGTTCCCCAAGGACAGCAACGCCAAGGCCAAAAATGAGCTGGAGCTGGCCAAAAAGATGCTGAAGATGACCGGCAAGCCCTACTTTTTCACCGGCGGCATGTTTGACGGGGAGAAGCTGATCGCCCTGTCCCTGGCGGAAAAGTGTGGGGACACCCTGATCATCCACATTGAAAAGGCCCTCTACTCCTATACCGGTGTATATCCTGCGCTGGTCCAGGCATTCGCCGACGCCTTTGGCGATGGCTGCCAGTGGATCAACCGGGAGGATGACGCGGCGGACAAGGGCCTCAGGACTTCCAAGCTCCAGTACGGCCCGGCCAGGCTGGCGCCCAAGTACCGGTTCGATCCCCAGAATGAGCTGCTGAACCACGTGCAGGCCATTCCGGAGCTGAAGACGGAGCGGCTGACCCTCTCCGCCCTGACAGAGGCGGATATCCCCGCCTACAACGCCCTGGTGCTGGACGCCGACCGGAACCGCTGGTGGGGCTATGACGATGTGGGCGGCCTGGGCGGCCGGGTGGAGGAGCGGAGCTTCTTCGACGTGGCGAAACGGGATTTTGAAAACCGGCAGGCGGTGAACTTTGCCGTCCGGCTGGATGGGAAGCTCATCGGCGAGGCGGTGCTGTACCGGTTCGACTGCCGGGGCGGCGCGGAGCTGGGCTGCCGGATTGACAAGGCATACGCCGGAAACGGATACGGCACCGAGGCCTTCGCTGCTGTGGCGGAGTGGGGCCTGTACAAAATCCATCTGAGCCGGGTGGTGGCCAAGTGTTACAAGGAGAACCAGGCGTCCTACAAGATGTTGTCGGCCTGTATGCGGAAGAAGGGGGAGGACGACACCTTCTTCTACTTTGAAAAGCTGGTATAA